A stretch of the Pseudobacteriovorax antillogorgiicola genome encodes the following:
- a CDS encoding L-serine ammonia-lyase, with the protein MAISIFDLFKIGIGPSSSHTVGPMRAGNRFLMGLKDRQVFKQVQAVSVELYGSLALTGVGHGTDKAVMLGLLGEAPDQVDPDTIDPKLKQITKTKTILLGGEHQIHFDPRKHIVFFKRKSLPLHPNGMRFIAYDKNFEVLHNRVYYSIGGGFVVNEETAEKDALKKDQSPQPHPFKSGRELLALCEEKGLPIWQLMQENELVWRSEEEIHQGLDHIWSVMNACIDRGCRTDGVLPGGLKVARRAHRLFGEMMARPQSSLRDPLSVLDWVNLYALAVNEENASGSRVVTAPTNGAAGVIPAVIRYYEDFVPNSNKEGVRIFLLTAAAIGILFAENASISGAEVGCQGEVGVACSMAAAGLAAVMGGTPKQIEQAAEIGMEHNLGLTCDPIGGLVQIPCIERNAMAAIKAINASRMALRGDGTHFVSLDSVIATMKATGADMKTKYKETSRGGLAVNVIEC; encoded by the coding sequence TTGGCTATTAGTATATTCGACCTATTTAAAATTGGAATTGGGCCGTCAAGTTCACATACAGTCGGACCCATGCGGGCTGGCAATCGCTTCTTGATGGGTCTTAAGGATCGGCAGGTTTTCAAGCAGGTGCAGGCGGTGAGCGTTGAACTTTACGGCTCATTGGCATTGACTGGAGTTGGTCATGGCACAGACAAGGCCGTGATGCTCGGGCTCTTGGGTGAAGCTCCCGATCAAGTTGATCCCGATACCATTGACCCGAAACTTAAGCAGATCACTAAGACAAAGACGATCCTTCTAGGTGGCGAGCATCAAATTCACTTCGATCCGCGTAAACACATTGTCTTCTTTAAACGTAAATCGTTGCCTCTCCATCCCAATGGAATGCGCTTCATTGCCTATGACAAGAACTTTGAAGTCTTGCACAACCGTGTGTACTACTCCATTGGTGGCGGCTTCGTGGTAAACGAAGAGACGGCAGAGAAAGATGCCCTTAAGAAAGATCAAAGCCCTCAGCCTCATCCTTTTAAGTCCGGGCGAGAACTTTTGGCCCTGTGTGAGGAAAAGGGTTTACCAATTTGGCAATTGATGCAGGAAAATGAATTGGTTTGGCGCTCTGAGGAGGAGATTCATCAGGGCTTGGATCACATTTGGTCTGTGATGAACGCTTGCATCGATCGAGGTTGCCGCACGGATGGCGTTCTACCTGGTGGCTTGAAGGTCGCAAGGCGGGCCCATCGGCTGTTTGGAGAGATGATGGCGAGGCCGCAATCATCTCTTCGAGACCCTCTGTCGGTACTCGATTGGGTCAATCTCTACGCCTTGGCTGTGAACGAAGAAAACGCCAGTGGTTCGCGAGTCGTTACAGCTCCAACCAATGGTGCAGCTGGCGTAATCCCCGCCGTGATACGTTACTATGAGGACTTTGTTCCCAACTCCAACAAAGAGGGCGTTCGAATATTTTTGCTTACAGCGGCAGCAATAGGGATTCTCTTTGCCGAAAATGCGTCAATTTCAGGTGCCGAAGTCGGCTGCCAAGGAGAAGTAGGGGTTGCTTGCTCTATGGCCGCTGCGGGACTAGCCGCCGTCATGGGGGGGACGCCTAAGCAGATTGAACAAGCTGCTGAAATTGGGATGGAGCATAATCTGGGCCTTACCTGTGATCCGATTGGTGGCCTCGTGCAGATTCCTTGTATCGAGCGTAATGCAATGGCAGCTATCAAAGCGATCAATGCTAGCCGTATGGCCTTGCGGG
- a CDS encoding RsmE family RNA methyltransferase translates to MAHLFRFIGNKVDGRWHLDPDECHHFLKVLRLQDQETIEVCNGEGLWAIGVATIESKTRVGFEPREEFYEERAKKKYSIAMGAIKPGDFDDVLPSLIELGVDGIHLFRQSGGDKARVTEKTLGRWEKIAKTAIKQCKRSYLPQVIYHDSIDQLVKGFPAFDKCMVLEASAPPLVEGLDDNWNRCLAVLGSERGLNQAERELLKSHQCIEVSIAPYVLRARTAAISFASIIAHSQHGI, encoded by the coding sequence ATGGCGCACCTGTTTAGGTTCATTGGGAATAAAGTTGATGGTCGGTGGCACTTAGATCCAGATGAGTGTCACCACTTTCTCAAGGTTTTGCGATTGCAGGATCAGGAAACCATTGAAGTTTGTAACGGGGAAGGCCTTTGGGCTATCGGTGTCGCGACCATTGAATCAAAAACTCGGGTTGGATTCGAGCCTCGTGAAGAGTTTTACGAGGAGCGAGCCAAGAAGAAATATAGCATTGCAATGGGGGCTATTAAGCCAGGTGATTTTGATGATGTCCTGCCATCGCTCATTGAACTTGGTGTAGACGGGATTCATCTTTTTAGGCAATCCGGAGGTGACAAAGCTCGCGTGACAGAGAAGACTCTGGGGCGCTGGGAGAAAATTGCAAAAACTGCTATCAAGCAGTGCAAACGAAGTTATCTGCCTCAGGTTATCTATCACGATTCTATCGACCAACTCGTCAAGGGGTTTCCAGCATTCGACAAGTGCATGGTGCTTGAGGCCTCTGCTCCGCCTTTAGTGGAGGGATTGGATGACAATTGGAATCGCTGTCTTGCGGTGCTTGGGAGCGAGCGAGGCTTGAATCAGGCCGAGCGAGAGCTTTTGAAAAGTCATCAATGCATAGAGGTGAGTATTGCACCCTATGTACTTCGTGCCCGCACAGCAGCGATTTCATTCGCAAGCATCATAGCTCATAGCCAGCATGGAATCTAA
- the prmA gene encoding 50S ribosomal protein L11 methyltransferase, whose amino-acid sequence MHPNSTYELRISFQDQGDKKALHVKEDVKQFLISIGEATFVEGVVDGLDLDFDYDHDDRDYYEELGGAIAPLSIYKYDKSHLQQIEVLLSKKFGEELSINLVELDTQEWMEGWKDSFKPFTTERFFVYPPWESVPANEDRMPLMIEPGMAFGTGQHATTQLCLQEIERHGTQNPMSQALDVGTGTGILAIALLKLGCKQVLATDIDPDAVIATRDNARENAVSFEVRQESVPSEGAYDLVIANILFTVIRRILDDLIARVQPGGHLLLSGILAEEEHEIDPLVGNRLSVVRKQELNGWVSLLYRKDHGAPV is encoded by the coding sequence GTGCACCCTAATTCAACCTACGAACTTAGAATATCCTTCCAAGATCAGGGAGACAAGAAAGCGCTTCACGTCAAAGAAGATGTTAAACAGTTTTTGATAAGCATCGGAGAGGCCACCTTTGTTGAGGGCGTTGTTGATGGCCTAGATCTTGACTTTGACTACGATCATGACGACCGAGACTATTACGAAGAACTGGGTGGAGCGATTGCCCCGCTTTCCATATATAAATACGATAAAAGCCACCTTCAACAAATCGAAGTACTTTTAAGCAAAAAGTTTGGTGAAGAGCTTAGCATCAACCTGGTAGAGCTGGACACCCAGGAGTGGATGGAGGGGTGGAAAGATTCCTTCAAGCCGTTCACAACGGAGCGATTTTTTGTCTACCCACCTTGGGAGTCGGTTCCGGCAAACGAAGATCGTATGCCGTTGATGATCGAGCCAGGAATGGCTTTTGGTACCGGACAACATGCAACGACCCAGCTTTGCCTACAAGAGATCGAACGTCACGGGACACAGAATCCCATGAGCCAAGCTCTTGATGTGGGGACAGGCACTGGCATTCTAGCTATCGCCCTGTTGAAATTGGGCTGCAAGCAAGTCTTGGCAACTGATATCGATCCTGATGCTGTGATTGCGACTCGTGATAATGCCCGTGAGAATGCGGTTTCGTTTGAGGTGAGACAGGAAAGTGTGCCATCAGAGGGTGCCTATGACCTTGTGATCGCCAATATATTGTTCACGGTTATTCGCAGGATTTTAGATGATCTCATTGCTCGTGTTCAGCCTGGTGGGCACCTTCTATTATCAGGCATACTCGCAGAAGAAGAGCACGAGATCGACCCTCTAGTCGGCAATCGACTGAGCGTGGTTCGTAAGCAAGAGCTAAACGGTTGGGTTTCGTTGCTTTATAGGAAAGATCATGGCGCACCTGTTTAG
- a CDS encoding Smr/MutS family protein, translated as MKVWHCASRSVYNNLFEIPSFYYRPWKVNTVLGKQRKTNRKPIKHSGLFDIEEDAAEIFLSYLENDPMPIKDNELEKPKKQNRSKRKAEVSLDLHGMTVFEAQAYIDEKLSQIRAKHVKYRVRLITGKGLNSGLSGPVLASEIYQYVRDRYGHQIETIDDPPAAARINNIPIRGYFDFVIKF; from the coding sequence ATGAAGGTTTGGCATTGTGCCAGCAGGAGTGTTTACAACAATTTGTTCGAGATACCTAGTTTTTATTACAGGCCTTGGAAAGTCAATACGGTTTTGGGTAAACAGCGAAAAACAAATCGGAAGCCAATTAAACATAGCGGCCTTTTCGATATTGAAGAGGATGCCGCCGAGATATTCTTGTCGTATTTAGAAAATGATCCGATGCCTATCAAAGATAACGAGCTTGAAAAGCCAAAAAAGCAAAATCGCAGCAAACGCAAGGCGGAAGTCAGTCTTGACCTTCACGGTATGACTGTTTTTGAGGCTCAGGCATATATAGACGAAAAGCTGAGTCAAATTAGGGCCAAGCATGTGAAGTACCGAGTGCGATTGATCACGGGGAAGGGTTTGAATAGTGGTCTTAGCGGCCCTGTTTTGGCGTCTGAAATCTATCAATATGTTCGCGATCGCTACGGACACCAAATTGAAACCATTGACGATCCTCCTGCCGCCGCTCGGATCAACAACATACCCATCCGCGGCTACTTTGATTTTGTCATAAAGTTCTAA
- a CDS encoding YihY/virulence factor BrkB family protein: MREQFNDFSHRAMAVGHSFYKDMIRHDILRHAYAMSYVSLLSLIPSLAAIFAVLSLFNPLLSQDSNFIHYLKDFVLEHLATASGQQAIDHIEGFIANLDLKKIGISGLAGTMVTLILLLKHIEVALNTIFQVHKPRNLITRFVNFWTFLTLGSFSLAIFVGTLSSYASDGALSEARSYFSIFANKFIMVILFSLIYKLVPNCYVSTLWAFLGGLLATAALNLASSIIQSYIVLFTNYEAIYGAALAALPIFLLWLYIIWIIILLGALFTWRMQNRRQLAQEQDQSTMVPESPYSEAKAKTKLPEQILDSCYKKFDEGKGEGLTKSELASELCVPLYWIEEFVDLLADRSLIIVDRSTGQEPSIHPKRPKDSLDEVALDELLSDRPQ; this comes from the coding sequence ATGAGAGAGCAATTCAATGACTTCTCTCATCGAGCGATGGCAGTCGGCCACTCCTTCTACAAAGATATGATTCGGCATGATATTCTCAGACACGCCTACGCAATGTCTTATGTCAGCCTGCTATCGTTGATTCCATCTCTTGCCGCTATATTTGCTGTATTGAGCTTATTCAATCCTCTGCTAAGCCAAGATTCTAATTTCATTCACTATCTTAAAGATTTTGTCTTGGAGCATTTAGCTACGGCGAGTGGCCAGCAAGCTATCGATCACATAGAGGGCTTTATTGCCAACCTGGATCTCAAAAAAATTGGCATATCTGGTCTAGCTGGAACGATGGTCACCTTGATCCTGTTACTCAAACATATCGAAGTCGCACTCAATACTATTTTTCAAGTGCATAAGCCACGGAACCTGATCACCCGTTTCGTAAACTTTTGGACTTTCCTGACCCTAGGTTCATTCAGCCTAGCAATATTTGTTGGCACTCTCTCTAGCTATGCCAGCGATGGAGCCTTAAGCGAGGCTCGTTCTTACTTTAGTATTTTTGCCAACAAGTTCATAATGGTGATCTTATTTAGCCTCATCTACAAGCTGGTCCCCAATTGCTATGTAAGCACGTTGTGGGCCTTCTTAGGAGGTCTCCTCGCAACTGCAGCCCTAAATTTGGCAAGTTCTATTATCCAAAGCTACATTGTGCTATTCACCAACTACGAAGCCATTTACGGGGCGGCACTAGCAGCATTGCCTATCTTTCTACTTTGGCTCTACATCATATGGATCATTATATTGCTCGGAGCATTATTCACCTGGCGCATGCAGAATCGCCGACAATTGGCGCAGGAGCAAGACCAATCGACAATGGTACCAGAATCACCATATTCCGAAGCAAAAGCGAAAACCAAACTTCCCGAGCAAATCTTGGATTCTTGCTACAAAAAGTTTGACGAAGGAAAAGGAGAAGGACTCACAAAGAGCGAACTTGCCTCTGAACTTTGTGTGCCTTTGTATTGGATTGAAGAGTTTGTCGATCTTCTAGCAGACCGCAGCCTCATTATTGTCGACCGATCCACCGGACAAGAACCGAGTATTCACCCCAAGCGCCCAAAAGACAGCTTGGACGAAGTCGCTCTGGATGAACTCCTCAGTGATAGACCTCAGTAA
- a CDS encoding ATP-binding protein, translating to MALIFIGIGIGVYRVVEDNIMQSLDATLMTSAKNIRDENITAKRSPFKGSRYWESLFDDFFGNQKGQIKAYAQLIDTSGAVHAKTRNIRVRLPVSRHALSRADQGQESYETFILPSGLVLRQLSLPVMKRDRFTGHLIQVASSMTETNQTLKSVKRMLWITLSIGLIISVMFGYQLTRWSLRPVTQVTTAVASLGINNDFDKRLKLPPAQDEMRELMKTFNEMIDRLEDAFMRLRRFSGDVSHELRTPIAVMRGEAELALRRERSPGEYQESLRTVVKEAENMSAIVEDLLLLARAQGKSITLQSETVHVEGFLTSLVESIKPELDRKEIDLKIVNEGKETLEMSPGYFSLALKNLLLNACKHSPQGGVVEIKVSSTYGDTRFDVIDHGEGIPPESLPYIFDTFFRADTARNRGSGGVGIGLSLAKALVSLHGGNLTVESTLGEGARFRATIPHGDKFDGFAVSKKKKAIEMVPSARPTMST from the coding sequence ATGGCCCTGATTTTTATTGGGATTGGTATCGGTGTGTATCGGGTGGTTGAAGATAACATCATGCAATCTCTCGATGCCACGTTGATGACTTCGGCAAAGAATATCCGGGATGAGAATATAACTGCAAAGCGATCACCCTTCAAAGGCTCGCGCTACTGGGAGAGTCTATTCGATGACTTTTTTGGGAATCAGAAGGGGCAGATCAAAGCCTACGCTCAGCTCATAGACACCTCTGGAGCCGTTCATGCTAAGACTAGGAACATTAGGGTCCGTTTGCCGGTTTCTCGTCATGCACTTTCACGAGCAGACCAAGGTCAGGAGTCCTACGAAACCTTTATATTACCTTCCGGCTTGGTGTTGAGGCAGCTTTCTCTTCCAGTTATGAAGCGTGATCGATTTACTGGCCACCTGATCCAGGTGGCTTCGTCCATGACTGAAACCAACCAAACTCTTAAAAGTGTCAAACGAATGCTGTGGATTACTCTCAGCATTGGTCTGATTATTTCCGTGATGTTTGGCTATCAATTGACTCGTTGGTCTCTTCGTCCAGTCACTCAGGTAACGACTGCTGTAGCAAGCCTTGGAATCAATAACGATTTTGATAAGCGTCTGAAGTTACCTCCAGCCCAAGATGAGATGCGTGAGCTTATGAAAACATTTAACGAGATGATCGATCGTCTTGAGGATGCTTTCATGAGGCTAAGACGGTTTTCTGGGGATGTGTCCCACGAGCTTCGTACTCCTATAGCGGTGATGAGAGGTGAAGCCGAGTTAGCCTTACGTCGCGAGAGAAGTCCTGGGGAGTACCAGGAGTCGCTGCGGACAGTGGTGAAAGAAGCCGAGAATATGTCGGCCATCGTAGAAGATCTTTTGCTCTTGGCTAGAGCCCAGGGCAAATCAATAACCTTGCAATCGGAAACGGTTCATGTGGAAGGCTTCTTGACGAGCCTGGTTGAGTCGATCAAGCCTGAGCTTGATCGGAAAGAAATCGACCTGAAGATCGTTAATGAGGGCAAAGAGACACTGGAAATGTCGCCCGGTTACTTTTCTCTCGCATTGAAGAACTTGCTATTGAACGCTTGTAAGCATTCTCCACAAGGAGGCGTGGTGGAAATTAAAGTAAGTTCCACCTATGGGGACACTCGGTTCGATGTCATCGATCATGGCGAGGGAATACCGCCTGAGTCTCTACCGTATATTTTCGATACGTTTTTTAGAGCGGATACAGCCAGAAATCGCGGTTCTGGAGGCGTGGGTATCGGTCTAAGCCTCGCAAAAGCGCTTGTGTCACTTCATGGCGGGAATCTTACTGTGGAATCTACCTTAGGCGAGGGAGCACGCTTTCGAGCAACGATTCCCCATGGTGATAAGTTCGATGGCTTTGCGGTATCAAAAAAGAAGAAAGCCATCGAGATGGTGCCTTCAGCACGGCCTACAATGTCGACTTGA
- a CDS encoding response regulator transcription factor, whose protein sequence is MRLLVVEDDPALSSLLVRALREESYAVDLAQDGQEAEWLAFENPYDVIVLDVMLPIKDGVTVLKNLRDGGIQTPVLFLTAKDSKDDVVKGLDIGGDDYITKPFSLDELLARIRALLRRNSGVTSSILEIGPIRIDPAKKQVTRDGKAIELTAKEYALMEYFGRNAGVVLSRTQLSEHVWDMNFEPTSNVVDVYVGYLRNKVDKAWGSNFIKTMRGHGYMFDVDADQGIEVSKS, encoded by the coding sequence GTGAGATTATTAGTAGTAGAAGACGATCCGGCACTTTCGAGCCTTTTGGTTAGGGCGTTAAGAGAAGAATCCTATGCCGTAGATCTTGCACAAGATGGCCAAGAGGCTGAGTGGCTAGCGTTTGAGAATCCCTATGATGTTATTGTCTTAGATGTGATGCTACCGATAAAAGATGGTGTTACCGTTCTTAAAAACTTGCGGGATGGTGGTATTCAAACCCCTGTTTTATTCCTGACAGCCAAAGACTCGAAAGACGATGTGGTCAAAGGCTTGGATATTGGTGGTGATGACTACATTACCAAACCTTTCTCTCTGGATGAATTACTAGCTCGGATTAGGGCGTTGCTTCGTCGCAACAGCGGTGTGACATCTTCAATTCTTGAGATCGGGCCCATTCGCATCGATCCGGCGAAGAAGCAGGTAACTCGTGATGGAAAGGCCATTGAGCTAACTGCCAAAGAGTACGCTCTGATGGAATATTTTGGTCGTAATGCAGGGGTTGTACTGAGCCGAACCCAGCTATCGGAGCATGTTTGGGATATGAACTTTGAGCCGACCTCTAACGTCGTTGATGTTTACGTTGGGTACCTGCGTAACAAGGTTGACAAGGCTTGGGGGTCAAACTTTATCAAGACCATGCGCGGCCATGGCTATATGTTTGATGTCGACGCCGATCAAGGTATTGAGGTCAGCAAAAGTTGA